DNA from Amorphoplanes friuliensis DSM 7358:
CCCTCTCCTCACCTCGGTCGGTGAACTGGCCCGCAGGCCCGCACCGGTGAAACGAACGTTCTGTCCTGACCAACGGTAGGGCGCCGAGGAGCGCGTGTCAAGACCGAACGTTCTATCCGCAGTGATTCGGGAGCTAAGCGGGCTTCACCGCGACCACGCCGGGCATGGTGGCGACCTCGGCGGCGAGACCTGGCAGCACTCCCGGGCTGCTCAGATCGACCTCCCAGAAGTACGGCAGGTCACGGCCGGCTCCGGCCGGAAGCGGCGCACCCCCGCAGTAGGCATTGCGGTAGGCCGCGGACGTCGGGTCGAAGTAGAAGGTGAAGCCGCGCATGCCGGGATTGCGGGCGATCGCCGCATCGATGAGATTGCGCTGTTCCGCAGTGGTCTCCGGGCGGATGAAGACCCGGGCGAGGTAGCTGAGCCGATCGCCGTTCGCGGATTCCCAGGCCGGTGTGGCCAGCACGCAGGTCCGGTCGGCGGCCGCGGCGGAACGGGCACTCTCGGCGAGTTGGGGTACCCGGTCGGCGAACCCCGCCGCGACCAGGGCCGCCGCGGCTGCACCGAACGCCACGACGCGGGCCGGCCGCGACCGTTCACTGCGGCGCGGTGTCGCTGCCAGCAGCACCATCACGCCCGCAAAAAGCAGAGCAGGCTGCCACAGTCCGATCAGGACTCCCCGCAACCCGAGGAAGACCTTCTCGTCGGCCAGCCGCGGGGCTTCGTCCGGGATCGAGTACAGCATCACGAACGCCACCAGCGGCAGCATGATGACCAAACCGATCGTTGCCGAGAGGACGGTGAGCACTCGCAGCAGCCGGCGCCCCTGGACCCGGCGCGCGACCCATCCTGTCACCAGCCAGCCGATGAGCGCACCGGCCAGCCCGCCGATCAGCGCGATGGCCCACAGCAGAGCCGGCGCCGAGCGCGAAACGGTGAACGTGGCGTTGCCCTCGGGGGACCACGCGGCGGGCTTGTCGACGAGCCTGTCCTCGAAGCGCAGGACCAGGCCGTCCCGGGTGGCCCAGAATGTCGCGGACGTCGAGGCCGGCGGTTCGTCGTCCGGCGCGGGCCGGGTGACTTCCACGTCGCCGCGGATCTTCCAGCCCTGCGCCGCGAGCCGGTCGCGGACCTGCTCCGTGTACGCAGGGACCTCGCGGGTCTCGTTGGTGTGCTGCGCCCAGTACTCCGCGAACCCGTACTGCCAGCCCTCGCCGTCACCGGTCCGCACCCACCGGGCCGCGTCGCCGCCGCCCCACACGGTCAGGCCGGGGAGCACCTCCCGTTTCAGCTCCTCGGCCGCGGCGCCCTGGGGCAGCGACGGCGCCAGTGCCCAGCCCAGCGGAGCCGCGGCGGCCGCGCCGAAGACTCCCGCCAGCAGCGTCATCAGCGTGGCGATCACCACGACGGCACGACTCCGGGGATGCCCCAGACGGGCCCGCAAACCATGGCGCAGAAGGTTCAGCGCCTGTCGCGCCGAAAGCCGGGACTGCCCGCCGTCGACGATCGTGTCCAGCAGCTCCTCACGTCTCGGGCCCGGCGGGTAGGCCATCAGCAGCCGGTGCAGCTGCCGTTCCAGGCGGCTCGGGCCGTCGAACTCGGCTGTTGTCACGCGATCACCAGGCCCGCGGTGGCCTGGCCCAGTCCGAACCGCCGGGCGGAGAGCTGGCCGTTCGCCGCGTTCACGCTGGCCTGGAGCCGGGCCGCCTCGGCGTCGAGGGCGGTCGCACCCTCGTTGGTGAGGCGGTAGTACCGGCGGGCGCGCCCGCGGACGATCTCGTCGCGGTCCGGCTCGACCAGACCCTCGTCGACCAGCCGGTCGAGCGCGGCGTAGAGCGTTCCGGCCTGGAGCTTCACCCGGCCGTCGGACAGGCGGTCAGCC
Protein-coding regions in this window:
- a CDS encoding PadR family transcriptional regulator, which codes for MREPTFWILTALATESRHGYALIQEADRLSDGRVKLQAGTLYAALDRLVDEGLVEPDRDEIVRGRARRYYRLTNEGATALDAEAARLQASVNAANGQLSARRFGLGQATAGLVIA